One part of the Paenibacillus silvisoli genome encodes these proteins:
- a CDS encoding UDP-glucose dehydrogenase family protein — protein sequence MFRIAVAGTGYVGLVAGVCFAEKGHLVTCVDMDENKVALMKAGVSPVYEAGLEELMRKNYAEGRISFTTDYKEAYRNSDAIFIGVGTPEQPDGSANLTYIATVAKQIAESVESDCLVVVKSTVPVGTNDKVEQFIQDFLIHDVRVEVASNPEFLSQGSAVQDTLHADRIIIGVESKWAEETLMRIYQPFHLPIVSVNRRSAEMIKYAANNFLALKISYMNDIANLCELAGADIQDVARGMSYDERIGSKFLNAGIGYGGSCFPKDTKALEYIARQKGYELKTVKAAIDVNKEQKTLLYKKASRRLITFSGLKVAVLGLTFKPGTDDLREAASLANIPLLLGQGANLYAYDPVGMDNFAKAYPEGKNDKGSITYVAQIEQALEGAHVCFLFTEWGEIKALPPETYKRLMRTPLVFDGRNMYAVSQMQEAGVEYHSVGRKPTRKEGIKESKNIDLQYS from the coding sequence ATGTTTAGGATCGCAGTAGCAGGAACTGGATATGTCGGCTTGGTTGCCGGAGTTTGCTTTGCGGAGAAAGGACATCTTGTGACTTGCGTCGATATGGATGAGAATAAAGTGGCTTTAATGAAAGCGGGGGTCTCTCCCGTCTATGAAGCGGGTTTAGAAGAGCTGATGCGGAAAAATTATGCTGAAGGAAGAATCTCGTTTACGACGGATTATAAAGAGGCATACCGAAATTCGGACGCAATCTTCATTGGCGTGGGGACTCCCGAGCAGCCTGACGGCTCCGCTAATCTGACCTATATCGCGACAGTTGCTAAGCAGATCGCCGAATCCGTCGAATCGGACTGCTTGGTTGTCGTGAAATCAACCGTTCCGGTTGGCACGAATGATAAAGTGGAACAGTTTATCCAGGATTTCCTGATTCATGATGTTCGCGTAGAAGTGGCATCCAATCCGGAGTTCTTGTCACAGGGCTCCGCTGTTCAGGACACGCTGCACGCAGACAGAATTATTATAGGAGTCGAGAGCAAATGGGCTGAAGAGACGCTGATGCGGATCTATCAGCCTTTTCATTTGCCTATCGTTTCCGTAAATAGAAGATCTGCTGAAATGATTAAGTACGCCGCCAACAATTTCCTTGCGCTTAAGATATCGTATATGAATGATATCGCTAATTTATGCGAACTGGCAGGCGCGGACATTCAGGATGTTGCAAGGGGCATGAGCTATGATGAGCGGATTGGAAGCAAGTTCTTGAACGCCGGTATTGGTTATGGCGGTTCCTGCTTTCCCAAGGATACGAAAGCGCTGGAATATATCGCAAGGCAAAAGGGCTACGAGTTAAAGACGGTGAAGGCGGCTATTGATGTAAACAAAGAGCAGAAGACACTCTTATACAAGAAAGCGAGCCGAAGACTGATTACGTTTAGCGGTCTTAAGGTAGCCGTTCTAGGCTTAACGTTTAAGCCCGGAACCGATGATTTGAGGGAGGCTGCATCGCTGGCGAACATTCCTTTGCTGCTGGGACAAGGTGCGAATCTATATGCATATGATCCAGTGGGGATGGATAATTTTGCGAAGGCGTACCCGGAAGGCAAGAATGACAAAGGCAGCATCACCTATGTTGCTCAAATCGAGCAAGCTCTAGAAGGCGCGCACGTTTGCTTTCTATTCACGGAATGGGGAGAAATAAAGGCTCTGCCACCGGAAACCTACAAAAGATTGATGAGAACCCCTCTTGTCTTTGATGGCAGAAATATGTACGCTGTCTCGCAGATGCAAGAGGCCGGCGTAGAGTATCATTCCGTTGGAAGAAAGCCAACGAGAAAAGAAGGGATAAAGGAGTCGAAGAACATTGACTTACAATACTCTTGA
- a CDS encoding SDR family NAD(P)-dependent oxidoreductase, translated as MTYNTLDQSKTYLITGAAGFIGYYLSKKLLEQGCRVIGIDNLNDYYEINLKYSRLDLLKPYKKFTFIKGDISDKAMVLNAFSEYKPHIAVNLAAQAGVRYSIENPDAYIQSNIIGFFNMLEACRQHPVDHLLYASSSSVYGANSKVPFEESDRVDHPISLYAATKKSNELMAHTYSHLYKIPATGLRFFTVYGPLGRPDMAYFGFTRDYFAGKPIKIFNSGDFENDLYRDFTYIDDIVEGIERLLGNPPTLQENAPHLVFNIGNNSPEKLMTFIETLEKCLSLSLDREVFFEKVYEPMKPGDVPATYASTELLERAVAFKPKTSIEEGLQKFTDWYCEYYRLN; from the coding sequence TTGACTTACAATACTCTTGATCAGAGTAAAACATACCTAATTACCGGAGCAGCCGGGTTTATTGGCTATTATTTATCTAAAAAACTGTTGGAGCAGGGATGTCGCGTCATTGGAATAGACAATCTCAATGATTACTACGAAATCAACCTGAAATATTCCCGATTGGATCTACTAAAGCCATATAAGAAATTTACCTTCATTAAAGGCGATATCTCCGATAAAGCCATGGTCTTGAACGCGTTTAGCGAATATAAGCCTCATATTGCGGTCAATTTGGCCGCGCAAGCCGGAGTAAGGTACTCGATAGAGAATCCGGATGCTTACATCCAGAGCAATATAATAGGCTTTTTCAATATGTTGGAGGCATGCAGACAGCATCCGGTCGATCATCTTCTGTATGCATCGTCCAGCTCTGTCTACGGTGCAAATTCAAAGGTACCATTTGAGGAATCCGATCGAGTCGATCATCCAATATCGCTCTACGCTGCCACAAAAAAATCAAATGAATTAATGGCTCATACATACAGCCATCTGTATAAGATTCCCGCAACGGGATTGCGTTTCTTTACGGTATATGGCCCATTGGGACGCCCTGATATGGCTTATTTTGGTTTTACTAGGGACTACTTCGCCGGTAAGCCTATCAAGATTTTCAACTCCGGCGATTTTGAGAATGACTTATACCGTGATTTCACCTATATAGATGATATTGTGGAAGGGATTGAGCGCCTGCTCGGCAACCCTCCAACGTTGCAGGAGAATGCTCCTCATCTGGTGTTTAATATCGGGAATAACAGCCCCGAGAAATTAATGACGTTCATTGAAACGTTGGAGAAATGCCTTAGCCTTTCATTAGATCGGGAAGTTTTTTTCGAGAAGGTCTATGAACCGATGAAACCGGGTGATGTGCCTGCGACGTACGCATCAACGGAATTATTGGAAAGAGCCGTTGCGTTTAAGCCCAAGACCTCGATCGAAGAGGGGCTGCAGAAGTTTACGGATTGGTATTGTGAATATTATCGGTTGAATTAA
- a CDS encoding sugar phosphate nucleotidyltransferase — MKLVLLSGGSGTRLWPLSNDARSKQFLKVLENDKQQLISMVQKVWKQLENSDLDKDSYIATSQSQVEMMQSQIGTEVPLIIEPERRDTFPAIALAAVYLYSVKGVSLSETITILPVDPLVENDFFEAVKGLDRVLHASEADLALMGVKPTYPSAKYGYIIPAAVDSECEGGYMKVEEFREKPSETQAAALLKQQALWNCGVFAFKLGYLISLLEQLNLPIHYDELNKQYHLLPKISFDYQVVENAKRIVVLPYEGCWKDLGTWNTLTEEMKNKQIGKGIISEDCHNTHLINEIDIPISIVGLSDIVVAASPDGILVSSKSASTRIKDYINYNQGPKYEERRWGWVRILDDQIYEDNRCVCTKRVGIRTGENLSYRMHTYREEVWTIVKGEGEFIQNGNYMKVKAGNILHIPTKTLHTLKAASDIEMIVVQSGLSYEENQLVELYRTWKEITEGCLKV; from the coding sequence ATGAAACTCGTTTTATTATCCGGCGGATCAGGTACGAGGCTTTGGCCATTATCCAACGATGCAAGATCGAAGCAGTTTCTGAAGGTGCTGGAAAACGATAAGCAGCAATTGATTTCCATGGTGCAAAAAGTATGGAAGCAGCTTGAGAACAGCGATCTGGACAAGGACAGCTATATCGCAACCAGTCAAAGTCAGGTGGAAATGATGCAAAGTCAAATCGGAACGGAAGTTCCGTTAATTATCGAACCTGAACGCAGAGATACGTTTCCTGCCATTGCGTTAGCCGCCGTCTATCTCTATTCGGTGAAGGGCGTCAGTCTGAGTGAGACGATTACGATCCTGCCAGTGGACCCGCTGGTTGAGAACGATTTCTTTGAAGCCGTAAAGGGACTGGATCGGGTATTACATGCATCTGAAGCCGACTTGGCCTTGATGGGGGTAAAGCCGACTTATCCCTCTGCCAAGTACGGATACATTATTCCGGCAGCAGTAGATAGCGAATGTGAAGGCGGATATATGAAAGTCGAAGAATTTCGCGAGAAGCCGTCGGAAACGCAGGCAGCGGCGCTGCTCAAACAGCAGGCGCTATGGAACTGCGGCGTATTTGCGTTTAAACTCGGCTACTTGATTTCGCTTCTCGAGCAACTGAACTTGCCGATTCACTATGATGAGCTGAATAAACAATATCATTTGCTTCCTAAGATTAGCTTCGATTATCAAGTCGTAGAGAATGCCAAAAGGATCGTCGTACTTCCCTATGAGGGCTGCTGGAAAGATCTCGGTACATGGAATACGTTGACCGAAGAAATGAAGAATAAGCAGATTGGGAAAGGCATCATAAGCGAAGACTGCCACAATACGCACTTGATTAATGAGATCGATATTCCCATTTCCATTGTAGGATTATCGGATATCGTTGTTGCGGCAAGTCCAGACGGGATTCTAGTCTCCAGTAAAAGCGCAAGCACTCGAATCAAGGATTATATCAACTATAATCAAGGACCGAAATACGAAGAAAGAAGATGGGGCTGGGTAAGAATACTGGACGATCAGATATATGAGGATAATCGCTGCGTATGTACAAAACGCGTTGGAATCCGGACCGGCGAAAATCTCAGCTACCGCATGCATACATACCGGGAAGAAGTATGGACAATCGTGAAAGGTGAAGGAGAGTTCATTCAAAACGGCAATTATATGAAGGTGAAAGCCGGTAATATTCTTCATATTCCAACAAAAACTCTCCATACGTTAAAGGCGGCTTCCGACATTGAAATGATTGTCGTTCAAAGCGGTTTGAGTTATGAGGAAAATCAACTTGTCGAGTTATATCGTACATGGAAAGAAATAACGGAAGGCTGCTTGAAAGTGTGA
- a CDS encoding LCP family glycopolymer transferase gives MKRPTKRFLVWTVARTAVILMLLACGVIWFLYHSVSQTAAEMYEEVASTSPVYMSKDIEVKVAKEQVQMNSLAPFTVLVLGVDQREHDRGRSDTMIVLSVNPAKQSILMFNIPRDTRTDIIGHGTVDKINHAYAFGGVEMSIRTVEHFLDYPINYYVKVNMESFAQLIDLIGGVEVNNPFAFDYEGHKFEQGRLVLNGTDALKFARMRYDDPRGDLGRNSRQHDILKEIMKKSTSISNVTRLHSLLGELGDCVKTNLTFDDMKQLATDYRPQLHKIDTIEIQGKGKMIDRIWYYIVDNSERIRIHNLLKEHVQKVPANAR, from the coding sequence ATGAAGCGTCCAACGAAGCGATTTCTGGTGTGGACAGTTGCAAGAACCGCAGTCATTCTCATGTTGCTGGCGTGCGGAGTGATTTGGTTTCTCTATCATTCCGTCTCGCAGACGGCTGCCGAAATGTATGAAGAGGTTGCGTCGACGAGCCCGGTCTATATGAGTAAGGATATAGAAGTAAAGGTGGCCAAGGAGCAGGTTCAAATGAATAGTCTTGCCCCATTTACAGTTCTCGTTCTAGGCGTAGACCAACGGGAGCATGATCGGGGGCGTTCCGATACGATGATCGTACTGTCCGTTAATCCAGCCAAACAGTCCATACTGATGTTCAACATTCCTCGTGATACGCGAACCGATATTATTGGACACGGGACGGTTGACAAAATTAATCATGCCTATGCGTTTGGCGGTGTGGAGATGTCGATTCGGACAGTTGAGCACTTCCTGGATTACCCCATTAATTATTACGTCAAAGTAAATATGGAAAGCTTTGCGCAGTTGATCGATTTGATAGGCGGTGTCGAGGTGAACAATCCATTTGCTTTCGATTATGAGGGTCACAAGTTCGAACAAGGCCGCTTGGTACTTAACGGCACTGATGCGCTGAAGTTTGCGCGTATGCGCTACGATGATCCCCGGGGTGATTTAGGCCGCAACTCAAGACAGCATGACATTTTGAAGGAAATCATGAAAAAGTCGACGAGCATTTCGAACGTGACTCGTCTGCATTCGCTGTTAGGCGAGCTCGGAGACTGCGTGAAGACGAATCTTACTTTTGACGACATGAAGCAGCTCGCGACGGATTACCGGCCTCAACTTCATAAGATCGATACAATCGAGATACAAGGAAAAGGCAAAATGATTGACCGAATTTGGTATTACATCGTTGATAATAGCGAACGAATCCGCATTCACAATCTGCTCAAAGAGCATGTCCAGAAGGTACCCGCAAATGCGCGATAG
- a CDS encoding VanZ family protein translates to MIIVTVIAWISIIFMLSSQSYQEQSIQPTLHRLLPEHIAKAMLPDVAFSYHGIYYSSKNNPYQFIEFLFRKGAHLFMYAILAVAGALAIKVKDKLARRWPLPLILVVMIAALDELNQRITEGRTSNAQDVLVDLTGGCIGLLVYLAVSYVYRRHKASRSVHQMK, encoded by the coding sequence ATGATTATAGTCACTGTCATAGCCTGGATTTCGATCATCTTTATGCTATCGTCCCAATCGTATCAGGAACAGAGCATTCAACCGACATTGCATCGATTATTGCCGGAGCATATAGCGAAAGCAATGCTGCCCGATGTAGCCTTCAGTTATCATGGCATCTACTATTCCTCAAAGAACAATCCGTACCAATTCATTGAATTTCTGTTCCGAAAAGGAGCCCATTTGTTCATGTATGCCATTCTTGCCGTGGCAGGAGCGCTAGCGATAAAAGTGAAGGACAAACTCGCCAGAAGATGGCCGCTGCCTCTTATCCTTGTCGTCATGATCGCTGCGCTTGATGAATTGAACCAGCGAATCACCGAAGGCCGAACCTCGAATGCGCAGGATGTTCTTGTGGATTTAACGGGCGGGTGCATCGGCTTGCTCGTTTATTTGGCGGTCTCCTATGTCTATCGAAGGCATAAAGCATCGCGCTCCGTTCATCAAATGAAGTAG
- a CDS encoding stalk domain-containing protein: protein MNKRSLILLLCLAVLLAFIWSVGGPGNYERVSGAVGTITIQLPESQEAFNNPIMGFRPSRNVNDTSFQRREYADIYKHYIKYTDLEVHATDSVQKIKDWSNKAWAGIEKKNIKVVPRVVIDQPGAGEFWPSGVPNGDWLSDALKERLVAFIGKLGQAWDNDPRVAFVELGLYGKWGEHHIHPDEFDDRTQRIPLSFQTALGDAYTSAFKNKKVLVRYPETFTDYDFGYYWDSFALPNDAFSGNGVISRNTWSTQINSGEVAYNWGNQSNLGGSPNGTLSNASNTNYVIDWIMNTHTSSLGWISDYTARNAAVQAGATAIQKVLGYRFVLNQATFTGYVSPGGTMKVAFQVTNKGSSPFYYNWPVEASLLKSDGTVAWQGLFQNDIRKWLPGTDWNKTTRAYNQDPAVNFVCGMFTIPKSVPNGTYTLALSILDPAGYKPSLRFANTNYYTGGRTPIGKVGIGQNPADQDLGSFASLKSDSTLSYSLQSSTYNGSVGSRISSVIVDDTALSFEANPIILNGNVMVPFRPIFESLAMNVNWDNSTKSVNAYKDDLTIKMTDGSLKALVNNNEFKLNQSPFVTESKSMFYVNLRFIGEATGATVIWDNLNKVATITTKK, encoded by the coding sequence GTGAATAAGCGAAGTTTAATACTGCTCCTCTGCCTGGCCGTACTGCTGGCGTTTATATGGAGCGTAGGGGGACCGGGCAATTACGAGCGGGTAAGTGGGGCTGTCGGAACTATTACGATCCAATTGCCTGAATCTCAGGAAGCTTTCAATAATCCGATCATGGGCTTTAGGCCTTCCCGCAACGTAAACGATACTTCTTTCCAGAGACGGGAATATGCGGATATTTATAAACATTATATCAAGTACACCGACCTGGAGGTACACGCAACGGACAGCGTTCAGAAGATCAAGGACTGGAGCAATAAGGCTTGGGCGGGCATCGAGAAGAAAAATATAAAGGTCGTTCCGCGCGTCGTCATCGATCAACCAGGCGCTGGGGAGTTTTGGCCAAGCGGGGTTCCGAATGGCGATTGGTTGTCCGACGCCTTGAAAGAACGGCTTGTTGCATTTATAGGAAAGCTTGGACAAGCCTGGGATAATGATCCGCGGGTTGCTTTTGTAGAGCTTGGGTTGTATGGGAAATGGGGAGAGCATCATATTCATCCCGATGAATTCGACGATCGGACGCAACGCATTCCGCTCAGTTTTCAAACGGCGTTAGGCGACGCGTATACTTCAGCGTTTAAGAATAAGAAAGTGCTCGTGCGCTATCCGGAGACATTCACCGATTACGATTTCGGTTATTACTGGGATTCCTTCGCGCTGCCGAATGATGCATTCAGCGGGAATGGAGTAATTTCACGAAATACGTGGAGCACGCAGATCAACAGCGGTGAAGTCGCCTATAATTGGGGCAATCAATCCAATCTGGGCGGCAGTCCGAATGGAACGCTCAGCAACGCCTCGAACACAAACTATGTCATTGACTGGATTATGAACACCCACACCTCGAGCTTAGGTTGGATTTCCGACTATACAGCAAGAAATGCTGCCGTTCAAGCCGGGGCGACGGCCATACAGAAGGTGCTTGGTTATCGCTTCGTGCTGAATCAGGCAACGTTTACGGGCTATGTGTCTCCCGGCGGGACGATGAAAGTAGCGTTCCAAGTGACGAACAAAGGTTCGTCGCCTTTTTATTATAACTGGCCGGTTGAGGCGAGTTTGCTGAAGAGCGATGGAACGGTTGCTTGGCAGGGCTTGTTCCAAAATGACATTCGAAAATGGCTTCCTGGGACGGATTGGAACAAGACGACTCGCGCATACAATCAAGATCCGGCTGTCAACTTCGTTTGCGGCATGTTTACGATTCCTAAGTCGGTACCGAACGGAACCTATACGCTGGCGCTGTCCATTCTGGATCCGGCCGGCTATAAGCCAAGCCTCCGGTTCGCTAATACCAACTATTATACCGGGGGCAGGACACCGATCGGTAAAGTAGGCATCGGCCAGAATCCCGCAGATCAAGATCTCGGCTCGTTCGCAAGCTTGAAATCGGATTCGACGCTCAGTTATAGCCTGCAAAGCAGCACGTACAACGGCTCTGTCGGAAGTAGAATCAGTTCCGTAATCGTAGATGACACAGCGCTTAGTTTCGAAGCAAATCCAATCATCTTGAACGGAAATGTCATGGTTCCTTTCCGTCCGATTTTTGAGTCCTTGGCTATGAATGTGAATTGGGATAACTCGACGAAATCGGTAAATGCGTACAAAGATGACTTAACCATTAAGATGACAGACGGCAGCCTTAAAGCTCTTGTGAATAACAACGAGTTTAAATTGAACCAATCCCCATTTGTTACAGAAAGCAAAAGCATGTTTTATGTGAATCTGAGATTTATTGGTGAAGCTACCGGAGCTACGGTGATCTGGGATAACCTAAATAAGGTAGCGACGATTACTACCAAGAAATAA
- a CDS encoding glycosyltransferase family 4 protein, whose protein sequence is MKILQVNKFLHWFGGSETYCFKLSDHLMKQGHEVQFFGMDHARNVKGNSLGLSVSNVEFKKMSLKKINYPFRIIYSFEAKNKIRQVIEAFKPDIIHLNNINFQLTPSILYEIKKHNIPVVMTLHDFQLVCPNHMLYLEHEARICEDCKGRKYFSCVTNNCLHDSKIKSMLAAFEGFLHHKLKSYDDAIDMFIAPSRFLKQKFVEFGESASRIKVISNFIDQPAPTEAAVKGDYILYFGRLSVQKGIRTLLEAMKRLPHLKLVVAGEGDLEKEIAEVPNVEYVGFRTGEELNDLIKRALFTIYPSEWYENCPMSVLESQMYGTPVIGANIGGIPELVEHRIDGLLFTPGDVHQLADSIRYLYENRDVLEEYSRRCVVKVQKFSIDRYYAELMTVYESLLHKAKEEGA, encoded by the coding sequence TTGAAAATTTTGCAAGTCAACAAGTTTCTGCACTGGTTCGGCGGCAGCGAGACGTATTGCTTCAAGCTATCCGACCACTTGATGAAGCAGGGGCATGAGGTGCAGTTTTTCGGCATGGATCATGCCCGCAACGTAAAGGGCAATTCGCTTGGGCTTAGCGTTTCCAACGTAGAGTTCAAGAAAATGTCGTTAAAAAAAATCAACTATCCGTTTCGCATTATCTATTCTTTTGAAGCCAAGAACAAAATCCGACAAGTCATTGAGGCGTTCAAGCCGGATATCATTCACTTAAACAATATCAATTTCCAGCTCACGCCTTCGATCTTGTACGAAATCAAGAAGCACAACATCCCCGTCGTCATGACGCTGCACGACTTTCAGCTCGTTTGTCCGAACCACATGCTGTACCTCGAGCATGAGGCGCGCATTTGCGAAGATTGCAAAGGCCGCAAATATTTCAGCTGCGTGACGAACAACTGTTTGCACGACTCCAAAATAAAAAGCATGCTGGCCGCGTTTGAAGGCTTCTTGCACCACAAGCTCAAGTCTTATGACGATGCGATCGACATGTTCATTGCGCCGAGCCGGTTCCTAAAACAAAAGTTTGTCGAATTCGGTGAATCGGCCAGCCGCATTAAAGTCATTTCAAACTTTATTGATCAGCCGGCGCCGACAGAAGCTGCGGTAAAGGGCGATTACATCCTCTATTTCGGTCGGCTCTCCGTGCAAAAAGGAATTCGGACGCTCCTTGAAGCGATGAAGCGGTTGCCGCATCTGAAGCTGGTCGTGGCGGGCGAAGGGGACCTGGAGAAGGAAATCGCCGAAGTGCCAAACGTTGAGTATGTCGGCTTTCGTACGGGGGAAGAGCTAAACGATTTAATCAAGCGCGCGCTGTTCACGATTTATCCATCGGAATGGTACGAGAATTGCCCGATGTCCGTGCTGGAATCGCAAATGTACGGCACGCCGGTTATCGGCGCAAATATTGGCGGCATTCCGGAATTGGTCGAACATCGAATCGACGGCTTGCTGTTCACGCCTGGCGACGTTCACCAGTTGGCCGACAGCATTCGTTATCTGTATGAAAACCGGGACGTGCTGGAGGAATATTCCCGGCGCTGCGTCGTGAAAGTTCAGAAGTTCTCCATTGATCGCTACTACGCCGAGTTAATGACCGTGTATGAGAGTTTGTTGCATAAAGCGAAGGAGGAGGGCGCGTGA
- a CDS encoding glycosyltransferase family 4 protein, which yields MKVAMIGQKGIPSRAGGIEVHVEELAKRLAGQGCDLIVYCREGYSDAPIGEPIQGLRVKKTSSINSKYLDAISHTLSSTIHALFAKCDIFHYHALGPSTLSFIPRLFGKKVVCTVHGLDWQRAKWGKLASAYLKFGEYATAQFSHETITVSDALVDYYKNKYTRKIEYIPNGVGKPTNLSPDLIRQKYGLDKDSYVLFLARLVPEKGAHYLIEAFKSLPPGKRLVIAGGSSHSDEYVEGLRRMAADRDDIVFTGFVTGNELNELYSNCYLYVLPSDIEGLPISLLEAMSYENYCLTSDIAENADIVGNLGTTFAASDPTDLANKLRYLLDNPDVVQSNRVKTREYVMQKYNWDDICQSTLNVYKRLEKRMMDYESLPALKK from the coding sequence GTGAAAGTTGCAATGATCGGACAGAAAGGCATTCCGTCCCGCGCCGGGGGAATCGAAGTGCACGTCGAGGAGCTTGCGAAGCGGCTGGCCGGCCAAGGATGCGATTTGATCGTGTATTGCCGGGAAGGCTACAGCGACGCTCCGATCGGCGAACCGATTCAAGGCTTGCGAGTGAAAAAGACGAGTTCGATCAATTCCAAGTATCTGGACGCCATCTCGCATACGCTCTCATCGACCATTCATGCGTTGTTCGCCAAATGCGATATTTTTCATTATCACGCATTAGGACCATCGACCTTGTCGTTCATTCCGCGGCTGTTCGGCAAAAAAGTCGTATGCACCGTTCACGGACTGGATTGGCAGCGAGCCAAATGGGGCAAGCTGGCATCCGCCTACTTGAAATTCGGCGAATACGCCACTGCGCAGTTCTCGCATGAGACCATTACCGTATCCGATGCCTTGGTCGACTATTACAAAAACAAATACACGCGCAAAATCGAATACATTCCTAACGGCGTAGGGAAGCCGACGAACCTTTCGCCGGACCTAATCCGGCAGAAATACGGACTGGACAAAGACAGCTACGTGCTTTTCCTGGCTCGCCTTGTCCCCGAGAAGGGGGCGCATTATTTAATTGAAGCGTTCAAGTCGCTGCCTCCGGGCAAGAGGCTGGTAATTGCCGGGGGATCGAGTCATAGCGATGAGTATGTCGAAGGCCTCAGACGGATGGCCGCAGACCGCGACGATATTGTATTCACCGGATTCGTTACGGGCAACGAGCTGAACGAGCTGTACAGCAATTGTTACTTGTATGTGCTGCCTTCCGATATTGAAGGTCTCCCCATCAGCTTGCTGGAAGCGATGAGTTACGAGAACTATTGCCTGACCAGCGACATTGCGGAGAACGCCGACATTGTCGGTAACCTCGGTACCACCTTCGCTGCGTCCGATCCGACAGATTTGGCAAACAAGCTGCGATATCTGCTGGATAACCCGGATGTTGTACAATCCAACAGAGTCAAGACCCGGGAATATGTCATGCAAAAATACAACTGGGACGACATTTGCCAATCCACGCTCAACGTGTACAAGAGATTGGAAAAACGGATGATGGATTATGAATCGTTGCCAGCACTGAAAAAGTAA
- a CDS encoding UDP-glucose dehydrogenase family protein: MRIAVIGTGFAGLVAGVSFAELDHEVIYADTDLEKIKRLARGEIQIYEPGLRELILRNAEAGRLSFTSNITEATRLSEVVILAPDSSPLSKGEPNFAELAAAAREVAYSMNNRKTIITKCSVPPGTNERLKRLMAELTDQSFAIVSVPAFLREGTAIKDAFNPDRIVIGSDDSTAAQTAAELHRPLSDKMVITDLRTAEIMNYVANAFLATKKAFMQEMASLCAKVGADAEKVALGVGYDHRIGHSFLAEGIGDNGFGFLKDAETLIQLACSVEHEVKLLESVVAINRVQRFAIIHKLEELLGDLRGLNIAVWGAAIRPNTNEVRDSQAIPIIRELVKKGATVKISDPLALPNLRKLVDADSIIWCVDGLEAACDADAICLLTEWEEYGRYQMKHLRRVMKQPVLVDARSMFREEQLLDSGFIYSSIGSHSMNTSLSPVKRPIA, translated from the coding sequence GTGAGAATCGCCGTAATTGGAACAGGCTTCGCAGGTCTTGTAGCTGGCGTAAGCTTCGCGGAGCTCGATCATGAAGTGATTTACGCGGATACGGATCTCGAGAAGATTAAGAGGCTGGCGCGAGGCGAAATTCAGATCTACGAGCCGGGTTTGCGAGAATTGATTCTGCGGAATGCAGAGGCCGGCAGACTGTCTTTTACATCGAATATCACGGAAGCTACGAGGCTGTCCGAGGTTGTCATTTTAGCGCCAGATTCGTCGCCGCTTTCGAAAGGCGAACCTAATTTTGCCGAATTAGCGGCGGCGGCGAGAGAAGTCGCCTATTCGATGAATAATCGCAAAACGATCATCACAAAATGCTCCGTGCCTCCCGGAACGAACGAAAGGCTGAAGCGGCTGATGGCCGAGCTCACGGACCAGAGCTTTGCTATCGTGTCTGTGCCGGCCTTTCTAAGAGAAGGCACGGCAATCAAAGATGCTTTCAATCCGGACCGGATCGTAATCGGATCCGATGATTCGACCGCTGCGCAAACCGCTGCCGAGCTGCATCGGCCCTTATCGGACAAGATGGTCATAACCGACTTGCGTACCGCCGAGATCATGAATTACGTAGCAAATGCTTTCCTTGCGACGAAAAAGGCCTTCATGCAGGAAATGGCAAGCCTTTGCGCAAAAGTTGGCGCCGACGCGGAGAAAGTCGCATTAGGAGTGGGCTATGATCACCGGATCGGGCATTCGTTCCTTGCCGAGGGCATCGGCGACAACGGCTTTGGTTTCCTGAAGGATGCGGAGACTCTCATTCAGCTTGCTTGCAGTGTTGAGCACGAAGTCAAGCTCCTTGAGTCGGTCGTAGCTATAAACCGGGTTCAGCGGTTTGCTATCATTCATAAGCTTGAAGAGCTGCTCGGGGACTTGAGAGGGTTAAACATCGCCGTTTGGGGAGCAGCAATCAGGCCGAATACAAATGAAGTACGCGATTCACAGGCTATCCCGATCATTCGGGAGTTAGTGAAGAAAGGAGCAACGGTCAAGATCAGCGATCCGTTAGCCCTGCCTAATCTTCGCAAATTAGTGGATGCCGATTCGATCATTTGGTGCGTGGACGGACTGGAAGCGGCATGCGATGCGGACGCGATCTGTTTGTTGACCGAGTGGGAGGAATACGGCCGGTATCAGATGAAGCACTTGCGTCGAGTCATGAAGCAGCCGGTGCTCGTTGACGCCCGGAGCATGTTTAGAGAAGAGCAGCTATTGGACAGCGGATTTATATACAGCTCGATCGGCAGTCATTCCATGAATACCTCCTTATCGCCGGTTAAACGACCTATTGCATAG